The nucleotide sequence TGGTCTTCCAGAAAACCAACTTGTTGAACGTTGCCGCCGTTTCGGTTGACCAGATTTCCGCGAAGCGACTCGGCCGGCACCTCAGCCAGAACCTGGCCTTCGGCCGCCATCCGGATCATGGAATCGCGGCTGCTGGTCGGACGTTTGGGGGCCACCGAAGTCTGGGGCAATCCGGCCGGTTTGGCGTTGAACTGAATGCGACCCGGCGGCTGGGCTTGGTAGCCCGAACGCAGGTGATTGTTGGGCGTCTGGGTGGACACTTGGGCGGAGCCCGCCGGGCAACGCAGAATGCCCACCGCGATCAGGCACGTGACGATCGCGGTCATCCGCCAGCGGCGGGAATCCTGTAATGATCGGCCAAGCGTTATCATGACGTTGCTTTGTGGCTTTTTGGCTGTCGGGGAGGGGGATGTGTTTGTCATCAAGCACCGGCAGGCGGAATCCGGCGGCGATCGGGCCCGGCGAAACGGAAAATACGTTTCGCGTTCGGGGGGATCGCCGCAATGTTCGGGACCGCCGGCCTACCAAGACGACTGCCTGGTTCCCCTCATCGGCTCCGCAGAATCGATTTAATGAGAAAAGTTGGTCTAATCGTTACTCTTTTCCATCGCTGCCCTTCTTTCGCGGAGGTTTGCGAAAGATGCGAAGGCCCGGCGTTTTGGTGGTGCCGCGGGGTCTCGCTTTGCCAGAAAGCTTGGGCGGTCCGGGAAGGTTGGCTGGTGGTGGGTGTCTGCCTGCTGGGGTTGCTGTGGGCCGAAGCCGACACCGCTCAGGCAACCGGTGAAAAGGAATCCGGCGGCCAGGAATCTGGCGGCCAGGTCGCTGGCACCGCGGCAATGAAGTATCCGATCGCCGTGGCCGTCGAATCGGGCGACGCCGCGACCGATGACACGCTGTACATCGTCGACCTGGAGTTGCCGGGGATCTGGAAGTCTGAATCCGGCGACCGCACCCTGTTTGCTGAAGGTTCGCCGCGTTTCCGCCAGCCGCTGAATCGGCCTCGTTGCATCGTGTTGCACCCGAGCGGCGGAATCCTTGTGGGTGATTCGGCGACCCGCGAGGTCTATCACATTCCCGCCGCCGGTGCGGAACCGAAGCCTTTGTCCGGCGGCAAAATCGGCATTCCGATGTCTTTGGCGGTCGATTCGGGCGGCCAATGGCTGTTCGTCGCTGATGCCGAAACGCAGGCGATCTGGCGGATGCCGGTCGACGGCGGTGCCCCCGAATGGTTCGCCCGCGTCAATGCACGGGGCCTGGCGTTTCGCGACGAATCTACGTTGGCCGCTGTTTGTCCGGCCAAGCGGTCGGTTCAGTTGATCGACGTCAGCGTTCCGACGGTCGATCGCCCCGACCGCATCGTCGAAAACCCGGCGGTGACGACGGTGCTGGACCAGCGGACGTTCCAATTCCCCGCCGGCTTGGCCGTTGCCGACGACCGGTTGTTGGTGACCGACGTTTACGCGGGTGGCGTTTTTTCTGTCGACGGCGACGGTGCGGTCACCGCATGGGCCGAAGGACAGGACCTGGCCGGACCGGTCGGGATCGCCGCCGGTGAAAACGCCGTTTGGGTGGCCGACCCGCAACGGGGGCGGTTGGTGGCGTTTTCACGAGACGCTTCCTCGCCGAAAGTCGTCGCGACCCGGCAGTAGACGGCACCACCAATCAGCAAGAACGCGGGCGACAAGCGGTTGCTTGCTGACTCGTCAGAATCCTGCCCTCGGGTTAAACTTCGGCATGGCAAGAAAGATTCTTATCGATTGTGATCCGGGCATCGACGACGCCGTCGCGCTTTGCATGGCTTTGTTTGATCCGCGGTTGGACATCATGGCGATCACGGCGACGGCGGGAACCGTCGATTCGGATCAAGCGACCAACAACGTCACGGCGTTGATCGAAACCTTGGATCCGCCCCGGTATCCACGTGTCGGCAAAGCACTGGCACCGTCCAGCGAAGCACCGGTCGATGGTAACCCGGCGTTGCATGCTGCCGACGGATTGGGCGGATTGAACCTGCGTGGTTCCAACCGTCAGCACCTGCCCGACGGCGACCGAGTCATGGCGGACGTATTTCGACGTCATAAAAACGAAGTCACGTTGTTGTGCTTGGGCCCGCTGACAAATTTGGCCCGATTGGCCCGTCGCGACCCGGCGGTGTTGCCCTTGATCGACAAGGTCATCATCAGCGGTGGTGCGGTCCAAACATCGGGTAATGCATCGGTGGCCGCGGAGTTCAACATGTTCTTTGACCCGGCCGCGGCCAAGGACATCTTTGCTTCGGCAACGACCAAAAGCATGGTGCCGCTGGATGTGACCGAGGAATTCAGCTTCGGCGTCGAATTGCTGGAACGTTTGCCGAGCCGCGACACACGTGTCGGCCAGCTGTTGCATCAGATTTTGCAGTTCGCCTTTCGCGCCGCCCACCATCATCTGGGCCGCGAAATGATTCCTCTGTACGCGCCCACCGCGTTGTTGTCGGTGCTGGAACCTGAACTGTTCCAGTGGGAACCGATGGCGGTCGACGTGGAAACCAAGGGTGAACTGACCCGCGGGATGACCGTCGCCGACTTGCGGATGCGTCCACAGTGGACGTCCAACATGGAAGTGGCGACGGAGATCAACGAAGCCGACGCTGAACAATCGCTGGTCCGTGGACTGCGGTTCGCCGGCCAGCAAACCTAACGGCCAATCGTTAATCCATCGCAGATTATCGCCGCCTTTTGTGCCGCCAAAGCAGCGCTATCAAGCACAACGGTCGCCGAGCGAAAGACGGCCATGTAATCCGTGGTCGCTCAGACCCACTCTTGTCGTGTCGGCTTGATCACGATTTCCGGCACGTTGGCGCGTGGCGGCAAGGCACAGATCGATAGCACGACCGAAGCGATGTCCTCGGGCTGCAAGATCGACGCCTTGTGT is from Crateriforma conspicua and encodes:
- a CDS encoding NHL repeat-containing protein, translating into MGVCLLGLLWAEADTAQATGEKESGGQESGGQVAGTAAMKYPIAVAVESGDAATDDTLYIVDLELPGIWKSESGDRTLFAEGSPRFRQPLNRPRCIVLHPSGGILVGDSATREVYHIPAAGAEPKPLSGGKIGIPMSLAVDSGGQWLFVADAETQAIWRMPVDGGAPEWFARVNARGLAFRDESTLAAVCPAKRSVQLIDVSVPTVDRPDRIVENPAVTTVLDQRTFQFPAGLAVADDRLLVTDVYAGGVFSVDGDGAVTAWAEGQDLAGPVGIAAGENAVWVADPQRGRLVAFSRDASSPKVVATRQ
- a CDS encoding nucleoside hydrolase; its protein translation is MARKILIDCDPGIDDAVALCMALFDPRLDIMAITATAGTVDSDQATNNVTALIETLDPPRYPRVGKALAPSSEAPVDGNPALHAADGLGGLNLRGSNRQHLPDGDRVMADVFRRHKNEVTLLCLGPLTNLARLARRDPAVLPLIDKVIISGGAVQTSGNASVAAEFNMFFDPAAAKDIFASATTKSMVPLDVTEEFSFGVELLERLPSRDTRVGQLLHQILQFAFRAAHHHLGREMIPLYAPTALLSVLEPELFQWEPMAVDVETKGELTRGMTVADLRMRPQWTSNMEVATEINEADAEQSLVRGLRFAGQQT